One Mercenaria mercenaria strain notata chromosome 12, MADL_Memer_1, whole genome shotgun sequence DNA segment encodes these proteins:
- the LOC123535216 gene encoding uncharacterized protein LOC123535216 encodes MAAGRFSTSIKDGSDADFDYTCTPCGEDHIREEAVKYCPECEEYLCTKCTNQHGRRKATLSHKLQDKDATKRGNMVTIATKCRYHPNRDIEMYCGTHDMVYCLKCIAKEHRSCNDVSEIEGVHKSLVHQSEVQRLQDQTRNIQERLIAIDRKTQKNIVSLEKQRDDVLAKIEEIERSLIEHIRKLKHEAISTLNKDYTSEKEELKYNINKMANTKKEIETVSSQLQTFTSMEAGQQFVQMKLIQQTVNDAVKLVEEREATGSKALCFTENTDLKTSIMTATSLGRVNTVTENERQTAQRIYKAKSKKEINIKMQNDRDTCYISDVCQLQDGTIILADCDNRKIKRLDMNYNIKDHCDLGDYPTGICCTGQNEVAVKMDNSKVQFISVGSSLSKLREITVADRCCWGMAYCAGELWISTGSGVNVYSTSGTLLKTISKDINGQNIFKSTTQHMAVSGETVIVTDNSDGAVYLGRDCTVQRELRDKRLVNTLGVSVSSDGTVFQSGLHSNNIVMFDKNGKCLGELVAKDAGLKYPIALHYDSKRNCLIVTCANSENVIIFDISD; translated from the exons ATGGCTGCTGGAAGATTCTCCACATCAATCAAAGACGGTTCGGATGCGGACTTTGACTACACATGTACGCCGTGTGGGGAAGACCATATAAGGGAGGAAGCTGTCAAGTACTGTCCAGAATGTGAGGAGTATCTGTGTACAAAATGTACCAACCAGCATGGCCGGAGAAAAGCTACTCTTTCACATAAGCTACAAGACAAAGACGCCACTAAACGAGGGAATATGGTTACCATAGCTACAAAATGTCGTTACCATCCAAACAGAGACATTGAGATGTACTGTGGAACCCATGATATGGTCTATTGCCTGAAGTGCATAGCAAAGGAACATAG GTCATGCAATGACGTTAGTGAAATAGAAGGCGTACACAAATCTCTCGTTCATCAAAGCGAGGTTCAACGTTTACAGGATCAGACGAGAAACATTCAAGAGCGTCTTATTGCCATTGATAGGAAAACACAGAAAAACATCGTTAGCCTTGAAAAGCAAAGGGACGATGTACTTGCCAAAATCGAGGAAATTGAGAGGAGCTTGATAGAACATATCCGGAAATTAAAACATGAAGCAATTAGCACTCTTAACAAGGACTATACTTCGGAGAAAGAAGAACTGAAGTATAATATCAACAAGATGGCAAATACGAAAAAGGAAATTGAGACTGTAAGTAGTCAGTTGCAGACATTTACCAGTATGGAAGCAGGACAACAGTTTGTTCAGATGAAACTGATACAGCAGACTGTAAATGATGCAGTAAAATTGGTTGAAGAACGCGAGGCGACAGGTAGTAAAGctttatgttttacagaaaatacaGATTTGAAGACCTCCATTATGACAGCAACATCTTTAGGACGTGTGAATACAGTTACAGAAAATGAACGTCAAACTGCCCAAAGAATATATAAGGCGAAATCAAAGAAGGAGatcaatatcaaaatgcaaaacgACCGTGACACGTGTTATATATCTGATGTATGTCAGCTACAGGACGGTACGATCATACTGGCTGACTGCGATAATAGGAAGATTAAGAGGCTTGATATGAATTACAACATCAAGGATCACTGTGACCTAGGTGACTATCCCACGGGTATCTGTTGTACTGGTCAGAATGAAGTCGCTGTGAAAATGGACAACAGCAAGGTTCAGTTTATATCAGTCGGCAGTTCATTGTCTAAGCTGAGAGAGATAACTGTAGCAGACAGATGCTGTTGGGGAATGGCTTACTGTGCTGGAGAGCTGTGGATATCTACCGGAAGTGGTGTCAATGTCTACAGTACATCCGGTACTTTACTGAAAACTATTAGCAAAGATATCAATGGTCAGAATATATTTAAATCGACTACTCAACATATGGCAGTCAGTGGGGAAACTGTTATCGTAACAGACAACAGTGATGGTGCCGTCTATCTGGGAAGAGATTGTACGGTACAAAGAGAACTGCGGGACAAAAGGCTTGTCAACACATTAGGTGTAAGTGTATCTAGTGATGGAACAGTGTTCCAGTCTGGATTACATTCGAACAATATTGTGATGTTTGATAAGAATGGCAAATGTCTCGGAGAGTTGGTAGCCAAAGACGCTGGTCTGAAGTATCCAATTGCGTTGCATTATGACAgcaaaagaaattgtttaatcGTTACATGTGCtaattctgaaaatgttattatttttgatatatccGATTGA
- the LOC128547354 gene encoding uncharacterized protein LOC128547354 gives MAAGRFSTSIKNGSDADFEYTCTQCDEYHIREEAVKYCPECEEYLCTKCTNQHGRRKAFISHKLIDTDATKQGNMVSIATKCRYHPNRDIEMYCGTHDMVYCLKCIAKEHRSCNDVSEIEDEHKFLVHQSEVQRLQDQTRNIQERLIAIDRKTQKNIVSLEKQRDNVLAKIEEIERNLIEHIRKLKHEAISTLDKDYTSEKEDLKYNINKTANTKKEIENANSQLQIFSSMEAGQQFVQMKLIQQTVNDAVKLVEEREATGSKALCFTENTDLKTSIMTATSLGRVNTVTENERQTAQRIYKVKSKKEINIKMQNDRRACYIIDVCQLQDGTIILADSDNRKIKRLDMKYNIKDHCDLGDYSCGICCTGQNEVAVKMGRSKVQFISVGSSFSKLREISVEGGLFFGMASYAGELWISSGGGINVYGTSGTLLKTIIRDINDREIFKSYTQHLAISGETVIVTDDSDGAVCLGKDGTVQRELRDKMLVNSNGVCVSSDGTVFLSGYGSNNIVMFDKNGKCLGELVAQDTGLWSPLALQYGDKRNCLIVTCYNSDKVIIFDISD, from the exons ATGGCTGCGGGAAGATTCTCCACATCAATCAAGAACGGTTCGGATGCGGACTTTGAGTACACATGTACCCAGTGTGATGAATACCATATAAGGGAAGAAGCTGTCAAGTACTGTCCAGAATGTGAGGAGTATCTGTGTACAAAATGTACCAACCAGCATGGCCGGAGAAAAGCTTTTATTTCACATAAGCTAATAGACACAGATGCCACAAAACAAGGGAATATGGTTAGCATAGCTACAAAATGTCGTTACCATCCAAACAGAGACATTGAGATGTACTGTGGAACCCATGATATGGTCTATTGTTTGAAGTGCATAGCAAAGGAACATAG gTCATGCAATGACGTTAGTGAAATAGAAGACGAACACAAATTTCTCGTTCATCAAAGCGAGGTACAACGTTTACAGGATCAGACGAGAAACATTCAAGAGCGTCTTATTGCCATTGATAGGAAAACACAGAAAAACATCGTTAGCCTTGAAAAGCAAAGGGACAATGTACTTGCCAAAATCGAGGAAATTGAGAGGAACTTGATAGAACACATCCGGAAATTAAAACATGAAGCAATCAGTACTCTTGACAAGGACTATACTTCGGAGAAAGAAGACCTGAAGTATAATATCAACAAGACGGCAAATACGAAAAAGGAAATAGAGAATGCAAATAGTCAGTTGCAGATATTTTCCAGTATGGAAGCAGGACAACAGTTTGTTCAGATGAAACTGATACAACAGACTGTAAATGATGCAGTAAAATTAGTTGAAGAACGCGAGGCGACAGGTAGTAAAGctttatgttttacagaaaatacaGATTTGAAGACCTCCATTATGACAGCAACATCTTTAGGACGTGTGAATACAGTTACAGAAAATGAACGTCAAACTGCCCAAAGAATATATAAGGTGAAATCAAAGAAGGagataaatatcaaaatgcaaaacgACCGTAGAGCGTGTTATATAATTGATGTATGTCAGCTACAGGACGGTACGATCATACTGGCTGACAGCGATAATAGGAAGATTAAGAGGCTTGATATGAAGTACAACATCAAGGATCACTGTGACCTAGGTGACTATTCCTGTGGTATCTGTTGTACTGGTCAGAATGAAGTTGCTGTGAAAATGGGCCGCAGCAAGGTTCAGTTTATATCAGTCGGCAGTTCATTTTCTAAGCTAAGAGAAATATCTGTAGAAGGTGGACTCTTTTTTGGAATGGCTTCCTATGCAGGAGAGCTTTGGATATCTTCCGGAGGTGGTATCAATGTCTACGGAACATCCGGTACACTGCTGAAAACTATCATCCGAGATATCAATGACCGGGAGATTTTTAAATCGTATACACAGCATTTGGCAATCAGTGGAGAAACTGTTATCGTAACAGACGATAGTGATGGCGCCGTCTGTCTGGGAAAAGATGGTACTGTACAAAGAGAACTGCGGGACAAAATGCTTGTCAACTCAAATGGTGTATGTGTATCTAGTGATGGAACCGTATTCCTGTCTGGATACGGTTCAAACAATATTGTGATGTTTGATAAGAATGGGAAATGCCTCGGAGAGTTGGTAGCCCAAGACACAGGTCTTTGGAGTCCACTTGCGTTGCAATATGGCGACAAAAGGAATTGTTTAATCGTAACATGTTATAATTCTGACAAAgtaattatttttgatatatctgATTAA